The following coding sequences are from one Rhipicephalus microplus isolate Deutch F79 chromosome 3, USDA_Rmic, whole genome shotgun sequence window:
- the LOC119176850 gene encoding uncharacterized protein LOC119176850, whose translation MNTLTTAVVICAILATASAGSIGLGYGHGYGGYGLGYGHRYGGYGLGYEGYGLGYGLGGGHGATGVGVGSSVAILSGGPAFTKAVAGPAFLVKTVHHVNKLHSGGALIAHSGLGSGYGGYGGYGYGGYGYKW comes from the exons ATGAACACACTG ACTACTGCAGTCGTCATCTGCGCCATCCTCGCCACTGCATCAGCCGGTAGCATCGGCCTTGGCTACGGTCATGGCTACGGAGGCTACGGCCTTGGCTACGGTCATCGCTACGGAGGCTATGGTCTTGGGTATGAAGGTTACGGTCTCGGCTATGGGCTTGGTGGTGGCCACGGGGCCACCGGCGTTGGCGTCGGCAGCAGTGTGGCAATTCTAAGCGGTGGGCCTGCCTTCACAAAGGCCGTAGCTGGACCGGCCTTCCTGGTGAAGACGGTGCATCACGTCAACAAGCTGCACAGTGGAGGCGCTCTGATCGCCCACTCCGGCCTCGGCAGTGGTTACGGTGGCTACGGAGGATACGGATACGGAGGTTACGGTTACAAGTGGTAA